A window of the Scleropages formosus chromosome 21, fSclFor1.1, whole genome shotgun sequence genome harbors these coding sequences:
- the cdc45 gene encoding LOW QUALITY PROTEIN: cell division control protein 45 homolog (The sequence of the model RefSeq protein was modified relative to this genomic sequence to represent the inferred CDS: deleted 2 bases in 1 codon): MFVTDIRKEFYDIVVNQRVALLVSLDVDALCACKVLQALFHCDQVQYTLVPVKGWQDLGTAFLEHKEQFRYFVLINCGANVDLLETLQPEEETIFFICDTHRPVDVVNVYNDTQIKLLIKQDDDLGVPSYDDIFRDDEEEGGDQDSGNESDGSSEPSGKRRRFDEGAIERRIERQRARREWEARRQVTTVMENRKHLFVVCSFAKCSVLSSRREILFDYEQYEYHGTASAVVLFELAWVMSKDTKDMLWWAIIGLTDQWVHDRITHMKYVTDIAALQRHVSRHNHCNEDEDNSLSIDCMRICFEYDLRLSLYQHWSLYESICNSCYTLSTFKLWSIQGQKKLQEFLADMGLPLKQVRQKFNSMDIAIKENLRDVIEESSNKYGMKDIRIQTFGVHFGFKNKFLATDVVHAAAALLESVEKDESGTDNFIKALDCLSRSNLDQLHRGIELAKKKLMAIQQTVASCICTHLILSQGPFLYCCLMEGTPDVKLFSKPLALTLLCKYLLKSFARSTRNKRCKILPLVMAAPLDVEKGTVIVMGIPPECETSDKKNFFGRAFEKAAESTSSRTLHDNFDMSIIELKMQDRSKFLDALVTLLS, translated from the exons ATGTTTGTTACAGACATTCGCAAGGAATTTTATGACATCGTGGTAAACCAG agAGTCGCCCTCCTTGTGTCTTTGGACGTTGACGCTTTGTGTGCCTGCAAAGTGCTACAG GCTCTGTTCCACTGCGATCAAGTCCAGTACACCTTGGTGCCGGTGAAAGGCTGGCAGGACTTGGGAACAGCGTTCTTGGAGCACAAAGAGCAG TTCCGTTATTTCGTGTTGATCAACTGCGGGGCCAACGTTGACTTGCTGGAGACTCTGCAACCGGAGGAGGAAACCATCTTTTTTATCTGCGACACTCATCGACCTGTGGACGTTGTCAACGTCTACAATGACACTCAG ATCAAACTGCTCATCAAGCAGGACGATgacctgggtgtcccctcctaTGATGACATCTTCCgagatgatgaggaagaagggGGTGATCAGGACTCTGGGAACGAGAGCGATGGCAGTTCTGAGCCATCTGGGAAAAGGAGACGGTTCGACGAG GGAGCAATAGAGAGGAGGATAGAGCGGCAAAGGGCAAGACGAGAATGGGAGGCGAGAAGGCAAGTCACAACAGTAATGGAGAACAGGAAACACTTGTTTGTTGTATGCAGCTTTGCCAAATGTTCTGTTCTGTCGTCA AGGAGGGAAATTTTGTTTGATTACGAGCAGTATGAGTACCACGGCACAGCG TCTGCAGTGGTGCTATTTGAGCTGGCCTGGGTCATGAGTAAGGATACTAAAGACATGCTATG GTGGGCCATCATTGGACTGACAGATCAATGGGTCCATGATAGAATCACTCA TATGAAGTATGTGACAGATATAGCAGCTCTGCAGCGCCACGTCTCTCGACACAACCACTGCAATGAAGATGAGGACAACTCCTTGTCCATCGACTGCATGAGGATCTGCTTTGAATACGA TTTGCGTCTGTCCTTGTACCAACACTGGTCTCTGTACGAGAGCATCTGTAACTCCTGCTACACCTTGTCCACCTTTAAACTGTGGTCCATACAGGGGCAGAAGAAGCTCCAGGAGTTCCTTGCTGACATGGG TCTTCCTCTGAAGCAAGTGAGACAGAAGTTCAATTCAATGGACATCGCCATCAAGGAGAACCTGCGGGATGTCATAGAGGAGTCATCTAATAAATATGG CATGAAGGACATTCGTATTCAGACTTTCGGTGTCCACTTTGGGTTCAAAAACAAGTTCCTAGCTACCGACGTGGTGCATGCTGCCGCTGCCCTGCTGGAGAGTGTGGAGAAGGACGAGAGTGGCACCGACAACTTTATCAAGGCTCTTGACTGCCTCTCCAG GAGCAACCTAGACCAGCTGCACCGAGGCATTGAACTGGCCAAGAAGAAGTTGATGGCCATCCAGCAAACAGTGGCCAGCTGCATCTGCACCCATCTCATCCTCTCGCAGGGACCCTTCCTCTACTGCTGCCTCATGGAG GGAACCCCAGATGTGAAGCTGTTCTCCAAGCCTCTTGCACTAACACTGCTCTGCAAGTATCTGCTGAAGTCCTTTGCTCGCTCG ACAAGGAATAAGCGCTGCAAGATCCTCCCACTCGTGATGGCAGCACCCCTGGATGTTGAGAAGGGCACAGTCATTGTGATGGGCATCCCACCAGAGTGTGAGACCTCTGACAAGAAGAA CTTCTTCGGAAGGGCTTTTGAAAAGGCTGCGGAGAGCACAAGCTCCAGGACACTGCACGACAACTTCGACATGTCCA TCATTgagctgaagatgcaggacaggAGCAAATTTCTGGATGCACTCGTTACGTTACTGTCATAA